A region of the Vigna unguiculata cultivar IT97K-499-35 chromosome 9, ASM411807v1, whole genome shotgun sequence genome:
AGTACCAGAACCAGAGCAGGAAGGATCCAAGAGAATAGCGTTCACCTGTCATGATAGATCTAATGATAATTAGACACAAGCACACATATGAACTAAATAAAACTTCAATCCGTAagacaaattaacaaataactCTATAAAAGTTGTATTTTCCTTACCCGATTGATAGAAACCTAAAACGCTATCACAGGACTTAGAAAAATAAACAGTGTAGGTTCTAACAACATAAGGGTTAGCTATTCAGTTAAATGAGTAAACTCCtccaataagaaaaaaatatatgctCTTACAACAGGAGGATTAGCCGTTTAGTGAGGCTTAACTCCTCCAATAGGAGAAAATACGAATGAAACACATCATCTCTCTTTTACTCTGGTGTAGATTTTTGTACAGAATCGAAGTTACCAGAAGCATTCAGCAGATTACAAAACTTCATCATACAAAGGACCAACAAAACATATCATTAACTCCTTATTGCAATGCAAaattacaaaacataaaaaacatttcATGAATTGAATTATTGAAGTTTAGAAGAAAACTGCAGATGTATTGATTATTATGTCCAGTTTGATAATACAAGATCAGTCAATCTATTAGCAGCCACCCCAATATACCcctttaaacaaaaatatttaactacaGATTAGGAAATATACTTCACCTTAGAATATGAAGGATCCTTGGGATTTATGTTCAAGAAATCCTCATTCAGGACTTGTATGTCTGAACTTGGGGTTAAGTTTGGCAGTTAAAACCACCAAccaaaaattaactaaaaaaaaaattccagaaTTTAATGCTCGTCAGCTATGGAGACACTAAATGCAAAAAAGAGACCTTGATTCTAGACAACTAGCATAACCTGTCGTTTCAAAAAACATCCAAGACATTTATTGTTGTGACATTGAAAAGGCTATCAGTAAGCATCTAGATATAACATCAAAGGATACTAGATGCCCCAGATAGCTTTATAGTGTCTTTCAATCGCTTAACTCTTTCTTTTTTCAGCTCACATGCTACAATCTTTCCCCTACTCTTCATAAGGGCAGCAAGGTGAATAGTTTTGTTTCCCGGTGCTGCACACGCATCGATAACCTTCAAATACATTTGAGGTGTGCAATTAGTAAGGATTGGAATAACTAACAAAATATCTCAAGGATTCAACATCACTTTTTTTATGTAACTCTGATTTCTGTAGtaatagtttaatttaaaaattgaacatTCATAACATGGCAATTAAAACGAGCAGCAGGCAGCAAGCACATGGCACATACATACAGAGTGGTTGCTCACTTAAATTCTAGTAATTAATTTACATATGGTAACCTTGGCCATTTCTTTGAAATCCTTCAAAGTTAATAATTCCTGTGGATTTATACAAgtaaaattaagcaaaaaatatttcaagttaatgtattaagaaaaaaaaattttaaaaaatagaagccaaaacaaaataatctgTGGACCCAATATAACAGCTTAAATACAATATACTTCAATATTCCTGAATCGCCAATAGGATGACCAACTATCTAAGAAAGAATTTGGCCAGTATGGACAGAATAATCTGTTAAACAGTAAATGTAGCATACTTACTTCACCTCTAATTTCAGAGTAAATAGCTCACTCTTACTATAAAATCGTCTTATCAAGTTACATTGCATGAGATATGTTAGGGTACACTTACTCATGAAACTAATTGACTAGAGCTTCCCACGTGTTATGACCACATCAGTTCTACTTTTCTTTCTACTTTTTGCTTGACCAGTTAGTTAATTACTAAATGGCTATGAAAAATCTTGAAAGACACATACAGAAACAGGAAAAAGGAACTTATTTAACAATTTACTGCCAAGAGGAAAAATAAGGCcaaactttcttttcttttcagaaatacttttgaaaaagaaagaaaagagaaagaattgCAAGTCCAATGCAAAAAATATCCAAACCTAGAACTGGGGTGAGGATAGAAAAGATATGGTAATAGGTGATGTTTACAAGGGAATGAAGAACTAGAATGGACCTATGATTGAATCAAATTCATATCTTAAACGTTTGTTACATTGCAGCAATAACTCACCTCCCATCCTGGTTGAGGGCTAAGAGCTGGTGCTGCCATGGAACTTGCCTTACCCTTCACAAAGATTTGTCTCCATGTTAGCAAAAcgattataaaagaaagaaaagcgTGCAATCAGAATTGAAATGTATGTTTCTTAAATACAAAAAGATATTAACTTTTTCATCCAATGAGATCTATATACAGATAATGATAAATATCTATaacttcttaaaaaaatatatataagaaaaagaaagagtaatTCCTTACTTGCATAAAGATACTGCCATTTTTTACTAGAGGGTGATCATGTAAATCAGTACCTGGTGGGAGTATCAGTAACTCAGCCAGCAGATTATCTTTTTGAACCTATTTAATACAGCAAAATCAATAATCCGTGTCAATAAAAAATGTGGATTAAATCAATGAAGCAAACCTGGTGACTTTTTATGAATTCAGTTAAATACTTTCCTAAAAGTAAAAGGAAGTAAACATTTtgactaaaatataaaatgttgatCATCAGAAATATTTTGATGAATTTACCGAGTAATTTTTCTGAAGTTCGAGCAAGGCAGAATCAACATCCAATTTAAGCGTATTCACACGAACATACCGAGGTACAGAAACATCTGCATAAGAGCATTTATTCAAAATGTAACAATTTCAAAGCAACCATCTATAAAGCATCAGCTTCGAAATAAAAAACATTGCCGCGCATCAACTGTAAAAAGCACCAATCCACAAACTATAAGATCtaataaaatgcataaaaacCGGAAGATGTGAAAAAGGACCCGGAATTTCATGCAGAGCAATCAACTGCTTAACAGTCTTCACATTTCTCTGTAACAAAAGCTGTTTAAGAGACGAACGCAGGGCGCCTTCGTGTCGCATAAGGTACTTCTCTGCATCACCAACTAGTGAAACCGCCTATAAATTTCAAGTTTGGCCATAACCACATAAGTAACTAGTTCAATTTGCAGAAGTCGTAGAAGAAAAAGCCCTTACATACAATACTACAACAGAAAAAACACCTCACCTGGCCGAAAAGGATATCATAGACAATGATATAAACCAATTCTTGTTGTCTCTGCTAAAATCAACCATACACAGCACAtcgtgttaaaaaaaatgtagaaacgAAGAAGAATCAAAGTTATAATGCGGTGAAGTTATTACGATTTATGACCTTCCACTTGGTATTGAGAATGGAAGCAGCTTCCAAGACATCCTTGATGATAGGAAGATCTGCGGACGAAACACCGAACACGTGAATGAAATGATACATTCCAGAGAGAGctagttagttagttagttagttacGTTTTAGGGTTTCACAAAGGAGGGCGAAGGTGGCCTTCTTGTTCCTAACGGAAGGTTGATAGATGAGGGATTTGATGGAGGCAAGAGCGCGGCGCTTAGCGTCTCCTTCGAGAACAACTCTCAGCACCTTCGCTGCCTCTCTGCGTGCGAAATACGCAGACCTCTCGGCACCCCTGAACTTTCCTCCCCCATTTTCTTCCACAttcttcttcgtcttcttcATTCCCAGGGTTTAGGGGTTTTGTCTTTTGTCTTTGCATTGCACTTAATTTACACGATAAACCAAACTTTTTGTCCCACACTCTTCTTTTGCCTGAAACGACGACTCTATTGGTGTCGTCTTTGCGGTCTATGAACATTTATACGCAAGCCCATTCCAGCGAGTCTGGCCCGTACTTATTTGGATTCTTCTTTTCGCACCTTTTTTTTAAGCATGTTTCTCTATTTAATTCTAGGGTTAAATTATGCTTTTATTGCTTGGATATAGAGTGTATCTggttttgattttataaatttaaatatatttttgttttaatttttataaaatatatttttagtctttaagcattgaagatatataaaatcattttttaaaacttcaaatgATAAATGAACTAAATAatccaaacaaaataataataattatatgtaaaaaaaatgtagaagtAGAATCACAACTAACCTTTAACTGtaaattagaaaatacaaaCTTTTAGTAGCCTCTAATTCTTGTATTATATTTGTCATGTTGTAAAAAATGacaacaaaatcattttaatatattatcttatgcattttatattttaagcttgtaataaaaaatatatataactaatatttaCCTATTAACACAAAAAGAAAGATCCACGAACACTTCCCTCCAAAAAGCACAATATCAACGCTGTGTAGAATATCaacttttcaaaagttggaaaCTAGATAGATATTCCTTGAACATTCCCGGAAGAAATCCCTAACCCAAGTGGTTGTGATCTTTGAATCACACTTAAGAATAAATGTTTAACACGAGATATTATTTCATTGGTTCCTATAATCAGTTAGCcaataatatcaaataacatTTCATTGCTTGAGCTTATCATAATTAATCACTGAAAAGTCACATAAATATGACTTAAATATCTAATTTGGAACCACCAAAATTAACTAAAGGCAAGCTTAAAATATATCTTATTGCGTATAAAGTTAGGATCACAtgaatattacaaaaaataacacaaaaataaagttaCATAACTTATGGACTTTAAAAATGAGTACATTTTTTACAATAAGTCCACCTGTGTTGATTTATTATGCATTATTTTTAACGAAAAGAAATCCCGGTCAATATTTTAACTATAAGTTATTTATTACTTGAAATGTATCTAATTTGTAACATCAATTGAATCACCTTTGAACTTGAGAATTTATTGCATAAATTTAGCATcaaatttttatgtgaaaaactAGGCTCAAAACTCTACAATCTTTGCCAAATAATACAAGTCAACACATGAGACTTAAgtcaaattactttttaaaaaaatattagctaAAAGATTAGCAATGGCTTCGTTTTCGAATTTCTGATCTGTCGTACTACTGATCAGTGTTTTTGCAATTTCTGTGAACGTTCTCCAGATGCTAGCATGTTAacgataattttttatactaaattaaaataattttaaaaggtcAAGGCAGAAAATAATTAGCGTTGGAAATGACAGAAGGAAGATTATTCACCTTCACGTGCCGCAATATTTCTACATATTTGactgtaaaatataaaatcacacTTTATCTTTAAGGTGACATAAGACATGattatgaaaagtgttttaaCGTTAATTTAAGGTTGTGATATGAGTGCAAGGTAATATCCACGACCCTTCCTAGAAACAAGGGTCAAGTGGAGAGTGACGTGCCAATAATAAGATGAGAggttcaaataaattattgttttgaaaaatagaattttaagtCTGATCCAATTttaacatgaaattttatttaaaatctccatttatgaaatatttaaaaacaactataaaaaatttaattgcaaaCCAAACACTTACATagtctttgaatttgttgatctACCCCGAAATGGAAGTCAGCGGAAGATACCTATGAACTTCCTCACCTTTTGCCAATTTTGGGGATTATTATGATGTCTTCAAAAATTATGAATCGTTTTCCttcaattattttaagatatcatgactttttttatacaaaaattcaCAGAATCAttattacattttcttttattatagaaaaattCAGCTGAGGTCAATGCACAGAGTGTATGTGAGGGACTTCAAACTTTATAAAAGACCATTTTCTATAaggttttttaatatatattttaggatTTATTGtcttagtttatttatttatttttaactaagtATCTTCTTCATACATagagtaaatttttatttcatttttttaatttaataaactaaatttaGGAGAATTATCATACACtccatttataatatataattttgtgatGCTTACTACCCTATAATTGGGTTAAGGcaattttcaaattgttataGTAAGAAAGAATACATGTTTAACATCATGTCtgaatatatacaattttttcgtagttatactaataaaatttaaaataattttttttagattcatattgatttaaaattgaCGCAAAAGTGACACATGTTAAgagatttattaattttttttattaaaaatagtttttaataaatcttttatttttaaaaatataaagattcgTATTAATGTAAAATTGACGAAAAAAGTGACATATTATGCtaagaatatttattaatatgttttattaaaaaatatttttaataaatcttttaattctaaaaataaaatttatttatatattatttagattcaaaaaataaaattcagatataattaatatttaatattctatTATGTTTTAGTATTTGTATAAAAGtagtgaataaaataaaataaaataacaagattttttgtataacttttttatatatcaaaatccCTCAAATCTCAAGATAATGTGATTTC
Encoded here:
- the LOC114163886 gene encoding probable 28S rRNA (cytosine-C(5))-methyltransferase translates to MKKTKKNVEENGGGKFRGAERSAYFARREAAKVLRVVLEGDAKRRALASIKSLIYQPSVRNKKATFALLCETLKHLPIIKDVLEAASILNTKWKRQQELVYIIVYDILFGQAVSLVGDAEKYLMRHEGALRSSLKQLLLQRNVKTVKQLIALHEIPDVSVPRYVRVNTLKLDVDSALLELQKNYSVQKDNLLAELLILPPGTDLHDHPLVKNGSIFMQGKASSMAAPALSPQPGWEVIDACAAPGNKTIHLAALMKSRGKIVACELKKERVKRLKDTIKLSGASNIQVLNEDFLNINPKDPSYSKVNAILLDPSCSGSGTSASRLDHLLPSKTAGQDTDMERLSKLATFQRKALEHALLFPALERVVYSTCSINQIENEDVIKSVLPIAESYGFQLAKPFPEWQCRGLPVFEGSECLIRTDPAEHGEGFFIALFVRKAAISSECSNKNETRSFRNTSVIKNAQRKKKRMPFIGTNPFKMWLYDQVM